From the Marinomonas sp. THO17 genome, one window contains:
- the dxs gene encoding 1-deoxy-D-xylulose-5-phosphate synthase, translated as MFEEIPTARPITPLLDQINSPEDLRAYSKDQLPQLIRELREFMLYSVGQTGGHFGAGLGVVELTVALHYIYHTPEDRIVWDVGHQAYPHKILTGRREALLKIRQENGISGFPKREESQYDTFGVGHSSTSIGAALGMALAAKQFNTGRKAVAVIGDGAMSAGMAFEALNHAGHEKADMLVILNDNEMSISKPVGALSSYFARIWASKTYDSIRKGGQKVFSGLPSALELARKAEEHMKGMVSPGMMFEELGFNYIGPIDGHDIDHLLTTIANLKDREGPQFLHVITKKGKGFEPAEGDPIGYHAINKIEPDPVPNKTSSKLPKYCNVFGQWICDVAEQDDKLAAITPAMKEGSDLIAFAERFPERYFDVAIAEQHAVTLAAGMACDGVKPVVAIYSTFLQRAYDQLIHDVALQNLDVLFAIDRAGLVGEDGPTHAGVYDLSYLRCIPNMVVMAPSDENECRKMLQTGYQYQGPAAVRYPRGTGPGVSIEKALETIAIGKSRQLREGQSGIVICSFGRPTYDALEAAEYLDASLIDMRFVKPLDEQAILENKKARLLVTVEENAIMGGAGSAVSEFLLANNIHLPVLHLGLPDQYEEHACHQAMLKRVGLDSQGIINSIKAKLATLN; from the coding sequence ATGTTTGAAGAAATACCAACAGCGCGACCCATTACACCTTTACTTGATCAGATAAATTCACCTGAAGATTTGCGCGCCTATAGCAAAGACCAGTTGCCACAACTCATTCGTGAGCTTAGAGAATTCATGCTTTACAGTGTGGGGCAAACAGGTGGGCACTTCGGCGCAGGACTTGGCGTAGTGGAATTAACTGTTGCCCTGCATTATATCTACCATACGCCTGAAGACCGAATAGTTTGGGATGTTGGTCATCAAGCTTACCCTCATAAGATATTGACTGGGCGACGTGAAGCACTGCTTAAGATCCGACAAGAAAATGGTATTTCAGGTTTCCCTAAACGTGAAGAAAGTCAGTACGACACCTTTGGTGTTGGGCACTCCAGTACTTCCATCGGTGCCGCTTTGGGTATGGCACTAGCGGCGAAGCAATTCAATACAGGTCGTAAAGCCGTCGCTGTTATCGGTGATGGTGCTATGTCTGCAGGCATGGCTTTTGAAGCACTCAACCACGCGGGCCATGAAAAGGCTGACATGCTAGTCATTCTTAATGATAACGAAATGTCTATCTCCAAACCTGTTGGCGCCCTATCCAGTTACTTTGCCAGAATCTGGGCCAGTAAAACCTATGACAGCATTCGTAAAGGGGGTCAAAAAGTCTTTTCAGGACTTCCGTCGGCTCTTGAGCTTGCACGCAAAGCAGAAGAGCATATGAAAGGTATGGTATCCCCTGGCATGATGTTTGAGGAACTTGGCTTTAATTATATTGGTCCAATCGACGGTCACGATATTGATCACCTGCTGACCACCATTGCCAATTTAAAAGATCGTGAAGGACCACAGTTTCTGCATGTCATCACCAAAAAAGGCAAGGGGTTTGAGCCAGCAGAAGGCGACCCTATTGGTTATCATGCTATTAATAAAATTGAACCCGATCCCGTGCCAAACAAAACCTCTAGCAAACTGCCAAAATACTGTAATGTGTTTGGTCAATGGATCTGTGATGTGGCCGAACAAGATGATAAATTGGCCGCCATCACACCAGCGATGAAAGAAGGTTCTGACCTGATTGCCTTCGCTGAACGTTTCCCTGAAAGATACTTTGATGTGGCCATTGCCGAACAGCATGCGGTTACTTTGGCGGCCGGTATGGCTTGTGATGGTGTAAAACCTGTGGTGGCCATTTATTCTACCTTCTTACAACGCGCTTATGATCAATTGATCCATGATGTTGCGCTGCAAAACTTAGACGTACTCTTTGCGATAGATCGTGCGGGACTAGTTGGTGAAGACGGTCCAACTCATGCTGGTGTTTATGATTTAAGTTACTTACGTTGTATTCCAAACATGGTTGTCATGGCACCTTCAGACGAAAACGAGTGCCGTAAAATGCTGCAGACTGGTTATCAATATCAAGGCCCAGCTGCTGTTCGTTATCCTCGTGGCACTGGACCTGGTGTCAGCATAGAGAAAGCGTTAGAAACCATTGCCATAGGCAAGTCTCGACAACTACGCGAAGGTCAATCTGGTATTGTTATTTGCAGCTTTGGTCGCCCAACATACGATGCTCTTGAGGCAGCCGAGTACTTAGACGCTAGCTTAATCGATATGCGCTTTGTCAAACCTTTGGATGAACAAGCCATATTAGAAAACAAAAAAGCCAGGTTATTAGTCACTGTAGAAGAAAACGCCATTATGGGTGGAGCAGGCTCCGCGGTAAGTGAATTCTTATTAGCAAATAATATTCATCTACCTGTTTTGCATTTAGGATTACCCGATCAATATGAAGAACATGCCTGTCATCAGGCTATGCTGAAGCGGGTAGGTCTGGACTCGCAAGGCATTATTAATAGCATCAAAGCGAAACTGGCCACCCTAAACTGA
- the ispA gene encoding (2E,6E)-farnesyl diphosphate synthase has protein sequence MTLDDFSQFARRRVDHYLTQHLDQYAPAAHLQEAMAYSLFNGGKRVRPMLTYAVASLFDEINELTDASAAAIESIHAYSLIHDDLPAMDDDDLRRGKPTCHVQYDEATAILAGDALQTFAFELLSHSQHTNANVQLQLIQELIHASGRHGMVTGQMIDLISVGQNIDKDALQQMHQHKTGALIRASIRMGAISVGIQNSEKMQQLDQYANAIGLAFQVQDDIIDITSDTKTLGKNQFSDEQANKPTYPKLLGLKEAQAFANSLHQQALNAISPFGKSAQPLVELANYIIGRNH, from the coding sequence GTGACCCTAGACGATTTTTCACAATTTGCCCGCCGCCGAGTTGATCATTACCTCACACAACACCTAGACCAATATGCTCCTGCCGCTCATCTACAAGAAGCCATGGCTTACAGTCTTTTTAATGGTGGCAAACGAGTTCGCCCCATGTTGACCTATGCCGTGGCCAGTTTGTTTGATGAGATAAACGAGCTAACAGATGCTAGCGCCGCGGCCATTGAGTCCATTCATGCCTACTCACTCATTCACGATGACTTACCCGCTATGGATGACGATGACCTGCGTCGTGGCAAACCCACTTGCCATGTTCAGTATGATGAAGCAACTGCCATACTAGCAGGTGATGCCTTACAAACCTTCGCCTTCGAACTGCTAAGTCATTCACAACATACCAACGCTAACGTGCAACTTCAATTAATTCAAGAACTTATTCACGCATCTGGACGACATGGTATGGTAACAGGACAAATGATCGATCTTATAAGTGTAGGTCAAAATATAGATAAAGATGCACTACAGCAGATGCATCAACATAAAACAGGCGCTTTGATTCGTGCCAGTATTCGTATGGGTGCTATCAGCGTTGGCATACAAAATTCAGAAAAAATGCAACAACTTGATCAATATGCCAATGCCATTGGTTTGGCTTTTCAAGTTCAAGATGACATCATCGATATCACCAGCGATACCAAGACACTTGGCAAAAATCAATTTTCTGATGAACAAGCTAATAAACCCACTTACCCTAAACTGCTGGGATTAAAGGAAGCGCAAGCCTTTGCTAATTCGTTACATCAGCAAGCATTAAACGCCATTTCTCCTTTTGGTAAGTCGGCACAGCCATTAGTTGAGCTTGCTAACTATATTATTGGGCGTAACCACTGA
- a CDS encoding exodeoxyribonuclease VII small subunit gives MSRKNSVRYFEENLGELDALVTQLESNQLSLEEALKAFEKGVKLSQECQSVLTQAEQKVQILLEKQDGEHLETFDPESSS, from the coding sequence ATGTCACGTAAAAACAGTGTCCGCTACTTTGAAGAAAACCTTGGCGAACTTGATGCCTTGGTAACTCAACTTGAGTCAAATCAACTTTCTCTTGAGGAAGCTCTAAAAGCTTTCGAGAAAGGTGTTAAACTCAGTCAAGAATGTCAGTCCGTTCTCACCCAAGCCGAACAAAAAGTTCAGATTTTACTTGAAAAACAAGATGGTGAGCATTTAGAAACCTTTGACCCGGAATCCAGTTCGTGA
- the pomA gene encoding flagellar motor protein PomA: MDIATLIGLVGSFIVVIAAIFVGGSAGMFIDTASILIVIVGSTFVVLMQYPLAQFLGAGKVAAKAFMFKSVPLDTLIDEVYGLADEARKGGLLSLEGKEVSHPFLSKGIQMLVDGHDSNVVKSQLSKDMDQSYYRHTKGAKVFKAFGDVGPAMGMIGTLVGLVQMLANMDDPKAIGPAMAVALLTTMYGAMLANMVCLPIQAKLMTRADEELTCQRMILDALLAIQSGQNPRILDGALKTYLAESKRAERE; encoded by the coding sequence GTGGATATCGCAACGTTAATAGGACTCGTTGGATCCTTCATTGTTGTCATCGCAGCCATCTTTGTTGGTGGCTCTGCCGGTATGTTTATAGATACCGCTTCAATTTTGATTGTAATAGTAGGATCGACATTTGTTGTGCTAATGCAATACCCATTAGCGCAATTTCTAGGCGCAGGGAAAGTCGCCGCAAAAGCTTTCATGTTTAAAAGTGTTCCTTTGGATACCTTGATTGATGAAGTTTACGGTTTGGCTGATGAGGCTCGTAAAGGTGGTTTATTGTCTTTAGAGGGAAAAGAGGTTAGCCATCCTTTTCTATCAAAAGGCATTCAAATGCTGGTGGATGGTCACGACAGTAATGTGGTCAAAAGCCAGCTCAGCAAAGATATGGATCAATCCTACTACCGGCATACTAAGGGCGCAAAAGTTTTCAAAGCGTTCGGTGATGTGGGGCCAGCAATGGGCATGATTGGCACCTTGGTTGGTCTTGTACAGATGTTGGCGAACATGGATGATCCTAAAGCCATAGGTCCAGCAATGGCTGTCGCACTCCTAACCACCATGTATGGTGCTATGTTAGCGAACATGGTGTGTCTTCCTATCCAAGCGAAATTGATGACGCGAGCTGATGAAGAGCTAACTTGTCAGCGTATGATACTTGATGCTCTATTGGCCATTCAGTCTGGTCAAAATCCGCGTATTTTGGATGGCGCATTGAAAACCTATCTGGCAGAAAGTAAACGTGCAGAGCGCGAATAA
- a CDS encoding flagellar motor protein MotB encodes MSDEEQQDCPECEEGLPAYMGTFADLMALLMCFFVLLLSFSEMDVIKFKQIAGSLKMAFGVQREIRADAIPMGTSVIAQEFSPATPEPTPINEVRQKVDSRPENTLEVLCKPDTAELNQREDSGQPAPVTFVDKSRADIEREQKIQETEGDAQQIASVLREEISKGTVEIETKEETITIRIKDQGSFDSGSAELNYDFIPVIDLIRDVLVGIQGTISVEGHTDNLPIQSRQFRSNWQLSAERAISVAEELFSTGQLSQNRFSVTGFADTRPLVPNDSAANRATNRRVEIVIKQNDVRPPVRDSIDDIPSDGVIEFDQSMLDDLTPDEIF; translated from the coding sequence ATGAGTGATGAAGAACAACAAGATTGTCCTGAATGTGAAGAAGGCCTTCCTGCCTACATGGGCACTTTTGCTGACTTAATGGCGTTGTTAATGTGTTTCTTTGTGCTATTGCTTTCGTTCTCAGAAATGGATGTCATTAAGTTCAAACAAATCGCAGGGTCATTGAAAATGGCTTTTGGTGTGCAACGAGAGATTAGAGCCGACGCTATTCCAATGGGGACCTCAGTCATTGCACAAGAATTCAGTCCAGCAACCCCGGAACCTACGCCCATTAATGAAGTGAGGCAAAAAGTTGATTCCAGGCCGGAAAATACTTTAGAAGTCTTGTGTAAACCTGATACGGCGGAACTCAATCAGCGAGAAGATTCTGGCCAACCTGCGCCTGTTACCTTTGTAGATAAATCAAGAGCGGATATTGAGCGTGAGCAGAAAATTCAAGAGACTGAGGGGGACGCGCAACAGATAGCCTCAGTGTTACGTGAAGAAATATCGAAAGGAACGGTGGAAATAGAGACCAAAGAAGAGACCATTACCATACGTATTAAAGATCAAGGGTCGTTTGACTCTGGGTCAGCGGAACTGAATTACGACTTTATTCCCGTTATTGATTTGATTCGTGATGTTTTGGTTGGTATTCAAGGGACTATTTCGGTTGAGGGTCATACTGACAACTTACCGATTCAAAGTCGTCAGTTTCGTTCCAATTGGCAGCTTTCAGCGGAGCGTGCTATCTCTGTTGCGGAAGAGTTATTCTCCACTGGACAATTAAGTCAAAATCGTTTTTCAGTAACGGGATTTGCGGATACTAGACCTTTGGTGCCGAACGACAGTGCGGCAAACCGAGCAACTAATCGTCGTGTAGAAATTGTGATTAAACAAAATGATGTGCGTCCTCCGGTACGTGATTCTATAGATGACATTCCTTCTGATGGGGTAATCGAGTTTGATCAGTCTATGTTGGACGACCTAACACCGGATGAAATTTTCTAA
- the dapB gene encoding 4-hydroxy-tetrahydrodipicolinate reductase — protein sequence MRVAVIGASGRMGKNLVTAVSDTQGVSLGAAVLKPGSSLIGADAGEIAGIGKLGVAAVASLADCVNDFDVLIDFTTPALTLENAAFCAQHQKAIVVGTTGLTDDEKAALEGFAKQSPVVFAPNMSVGVNLTLKLLATAAQILGDDYDVEIVEAHHRHKVDSPSGTALRMGEVVADALGRDLKECAVYGREGQIGPRTQQEIGFETIRAGDVVGEHSVWFATEGERIEIVHKASSRMTFAKGAVRAAHWLEGKNAGLYDMQDVLNLK from the coding sequence ATGCGAGTAGCAGTAATTGGTGCGTCTGGACGCATGGGAAAAAATTTGGTCACGGCAGTGTCTGATACGCAAGGCGTGTCACTTGGCGCAGCTGTATTGAAACCAGGCAGTAGCTTAATTGGTGCAGACGCGGGTGAAATTGCAGGTATTGGAAAATTAGGCGTAGCTGCGGTTGCCAGTTTGGCTGATTGTGTGAATGATTTTGATGTCTTGATCGATTTCACCACGCCCGCTTTAACATTGGAAAATGCCGCTTTCTGTGCGCAACATCAAAAAGCCATTGTGGTGGGCACAACGGGTTTGACGGATGATGAAAAAGCCGCCCTAGAAGGTTTTGCCAAGCAGTCGCCAGTGGTGTTTGCGCCTAACATGAGCGTGGGGGTGAACCTGACGTTGAAACTGCTTGCTACCGCCGCACAAATCTTGGGAGATGATTACGATGTGGAAATCGTTGAAGCGCATCATCGTCATAAGGTTGATTCTCCTTCAGGTACTGCGTTACGCATGGGAGAGGTGGTAGCAGATGCGTTGGGCCGTGATTTGAAAGAGTGCGCTGTGTACGGTCGTGAAGGTCAAATAGGGCCTCGTACTCAGCAAGAAATTGGCTTTGAAACCATACGTGCAGGTGATGTGGTCGGTGAACACAGTGTGTGGTTCGCGACGGAAGGTGAGCGTATTGAAATCGTTCATAAGGCCAGTAGTCGTATGACCTTTGCTAAAGGCGCAGTACGCGCAGCGCATTGGTTAGAAGGTAAAAACGCTGGCCTGTATGATATGCAAGATGTATTGAACTTGAAATAG
- a CDS encoding MarR family transcriptional regulator, giving the protein MSTPQHLHDVLVHLRRIIRATDLQSKRVVKACGLTIPQIMVLRSIEELGDVTVRRISDSVSLSQATVTTILNRLEDRKYVERVRAQKDKRIVNARLTNLGKEVLETTPPLLHEKFINEFDALEGWEQTQVLSSLQRIAMMMDAESLDAAPLLDINAPDLQ; this is encoded by the coding sequence ATGTCAACACCACAACACCTACATGATGTTCTCGTTCATCTAAGACGCATTATTCGCGCAACAGATTTACAATCTAAGCGTGTCGTTAAAGCCTGTGGATTGACGATACCTCAAATCATGGTATTGCGCTCAATTGAGGAGCTAGGTGACGTGACAGTTCGTCGTATTTCTGACAGCGTTTCTCTCAGCCAAGCCACAGTGACTACCATCTTAAATAGATTGGAAGACCGTAAATACGTTGAACGCGTTCGAGCCCAAAAGGACAAACGTATTGTTAATGCACGTTTAACCAATCTCGGTAAAGAAGTATTGGAAACCACTCCGCCTTTATTGCATGAAAAATTCATCAATGAATTTGACGCTTTGGAAGGATGGGAACAAACCCAAGTGTTGTCTTCTTTACAGCGCATTGCCATGATGATGGATGCAGAATCTCTTGATGCCGCTCCTTTATTGGACATCAATGCACCGGATTTACAATAA
- the phrB gene encoding deoxyribodipyrimidine photo-lyase has product MKIEHLVWLRNDLRVLDNPALYHASLQGNVAVLFTLTQAQWQKHNESDAKTGLRLGLMENLATKLAQLGIPVHFIVVDYFTELAEEISKLCKQLGVQGFWFNQELALDEANRDKSVQQALVKHNITCYPQMADLIVAQAVLSQQNTPFKVFTPFFKRWLSLLSQQSPTPLPAPTQQGNALSVKPIPKLANYTFRDDLWPADLTIAQQKLWQFCHHKERHYDKERDFPALPATSTLSPYLALGALGPRQCLEAIHHICGREDRAWQDSTWLKELAWRDFYRQLMHHFPNLNKGLPFKPETSALIWQDDDQSFQAWCQGNTGFPIVDAAMRQLNQTGWMHNRLRMITASFFCKLLFADWRKGEAYFMRQLIDGEFAANNGGWQWSASTGCDAAPYFRVFNPTRQSESYDKNGDFIRRFVPELAKLDSKSIHNPNSQQRKDCHYPTPIIDYKPARLAAIAAFDNLKERA; this is encoded by the coding sequence ATGAAGATAGAACATCTTGTTTGGCTTAGAAACGACCTGAGAGTATTAGATAACCCAGCCCTTTACCACGCATCCTTACAAGGCAATGTCGCTGTATTGTTCACCCTTACCCAAGCACAATGGCAAAAACATAATGAATCGGATGCCAAAACGGGTTTGCGTCTAGGTTTAATGGAAAACCTAGCAACAAAATTGGCACAACTGGGGATACCCGTACATTTTATTGTTGTGGACTACTTTACCGAGTTGGCTGAAGAGATTAGCAAGCTTTGTAAACAACTCGGCGTACAAGGCTTTTGGTTTAACCAAGAACTCGCCCTAGACGAAGCCAATAGAGACAAAAGCGTACAACAAGCATTAGTTAAACATAACATTACTTGTTATCCACAAATGGCAGATCTCATTGTGGCACAAGCGGTCTTGAGTCAGCAAAACACTCCCTTTAAAGTCTTTACACCCTTTTTTAAACGTTGGTTAAGCCTCTTATCTCAACAATCCCCAACGCCTTTGCCAGCCCCCACACAGCAGGGTAATGCGTTATCAGTCAAGCCTATACCAAAGCTTGCAAATTACACCTTTCGAGATGACCTATGGCCTGCAGACCTAACCATTGCCCAACAAAAACTCTGGCAATTCTGTCATCATAAAGAGCGGCATTATGATAAGGAGCGTGACTTTCCAGCCTTACCTGCTACCAGCACATTGTCACCTTATCTTGCCTTAGGTGCGCTCGGACCAAGACAATGCCTGGAAGCCATACATCATATCTGTGGTCGTGAAGATAGAGCATGGCAAGACAGCACTTGGTTAAAAGAGCTAGCTTGGCGAGACTTCTACAGACAACTCATGCACCACTTTCCAAATCTTAATAAGGGCTTGCCATTCAAACCAGAAACCAGCGCCTTAATTTGGCAAGATGATGATCAATCGTTTCAAGCTTGGTGTCAGGGCAATACTGGTTTCCCTATTGTTGACGCAGCAATGCGTCAACTCAATCAAACAGGATGGATGCACAATCGATTGCGCATGATCACCGCCAGCTTCTTCTGCAAATTACTCTTTGCGGATTGGCGTAAGGGCGAAGCCTATTTTATGCGTCAGCTTATTGATGGAGAATTTGCTGCCAATAATGGCGGTTGGCAATGGAGCGCCTCTACAGGTTGTGACGCTGCCCCCTATTTTCGCGTCTTCAATCCAACAAGACAGTCAGAGAGCTATGATAAAAATGGCGATTTTATTCGTCGCTTTGTACCAGAGCTGGCCAAGTTGGACAGCAAGTCTATCCACAACCCAAACTCACAACAAAGAAAAGACTGTCATTATCCAACACCAATCATTGACTATAAGCCCGCTCGATTGGCGGCTATTGCGGCCTTTGATAACCTAAAAGAACGTGCCTAG
- a CDS encoding DUF523 and DUF1722 domain-containing protein: protein MSHSVTHSTQDQKIPVGISACLLGDNVRFNGGHSRSYYCDQVLGEYFDYQTFCPEVAAGFGTPRPTVRLEGDPNHPTMTFTKDMSEDLTDRFVKGSADYLDKLSHLDGYIVMKNSPSCGMERIKVYQENGHPHMQRSAGLFTKALMEKYPLLPVEEDGRLNDAHLRENFLLRVFTHHDFRQSVPEHPSLHDLIAFHSRYKYMVMAHSQPVYRELGRLLSGNDPRPINELREIYFTKLMTCLSKPAKRKNHCNVLMHLVGYLKHSVDVSVRKDILDVVEQYRRGEVNLATPIALLHHYLKHHGSEYIRKQSYLTPYPSPLGIRNTV from the coding sequence ATGTCTCATTCAGTCACTCATTCAACCCAAGATCAAAAAATACCAGTTGGTATCAGTGCTTGCTTACTAGGCGACAATGTTCGCTTTAATGGTGGCCACAGTCGCTCCTATTACTGCGACCAAGTGCTGGGAGAATATTTTGACTACCAAACCTTCTGTCCAGAAGTGGCTGCTGGGTTTGGCACTCCGCGTCCAACCGTTCGTTTAGAAGGCGATCCAAATCATCCAACCATGACCTTTACCAAAGACATGAGTGAGGATCTAACAGATCGCTTTGTAAAAGGCAGCGCCGATTATCTTGATAAATTGTCTCATTTAGACGGTTACATAGTGATGAAAAACTCACCTAGCTGTGGAATGGAGCGTATCAAGGTGTACCAAGAAAATGGCCACCCTCACATGCAGCGCAGCGCTGGCTTATTTACCAAGGCTTTAATGGAAAAATACCCATTATTACCCGTGGAGGAAGATGGACGTTTGAATGACGCGCATTTACGAGAAAACTTCTTGCTGCGCGTATTTACCCATCATGACTTCCGACAAAGTGTACCTGAGCATCCAAGCCTACATGATTTGATTGCCTTTCACAGTCGTTATAAATACATGGTGATGGCGCACTCTCAACCCGTTTATCGCGAATTAGGCCGATTATTATCGGGCAATGATCCTAGGCCAATAAACGAACTAAGAGAGATATATTTTACCAAGCTCATGACTTGCCTTTCTAAACCTGCAAAACGCAAAAACCATTGCAATGTTTTAATGCACCTAGTGGGCTATTTAAAACACAGTGTGGATGTATCGGTTCGCAAAGACATTCTTGATGTTGTAGAGCAATATCGTCGTGGCGAAGTGAATTTAGCAACGCCAATTGCCTTATTGCACCACTATTTGAAGCATCACGGCAGCGAATACATTAGAAAGCAAAGCTATTTAACACCTTACCCAAGCCCTTTGGGCATTCGAAATACCGTATAA
- a CDS encoding FAD-dependent oxidoreductase, whose product MNTSATQPPELKQYDVAIIGAGLAGSLCAEQLTKAGLSVCVLDKSRGSGGRAGSKRINDTDSCELGTPFILASQASTQKLFEQLNKQNLASPWQQASTKESIAYVGTPKMSSITRHWLHYAHLITNTKVHQLDRINKNGELCWLLRDDKYQSCVLATNLIIATPAHQAAMLLATHADLAVLLLRANQACKGYFSQWAMWLETQASDLKALVEPKKSFIQRMIKDNHKPARNVQDHDRWVIQTSADWTAEHLDQDKEWIAQQICKEFAEHTEQRILKRGEPHRWFFSRYVENRGNKTFAWSPENQVGLAGDWLCQGDAEGALISALTLTDWIIENSKSQNSTL is encoded by the coding sequence ATGAATACATCAGCCACTCAACCGCCAGAACTTAAGCAATATGATGTCGCCATTATTGGCGCGGGTTTAGCAGGCAGCTTGTGCGCTGAACAATTAACCAAAGCTGGCTTATCCGTTTGCGTGTTAGACAAAAGTAGAGGCTCTGGTGGACGAGCAGGCAGTAAACGCATTAATGATACAGATAGCTGCGAATTAGGGACGCCCTTTATTCTCGCTAGCCAAGCTTCTACACAAAAACTTTTTGAGCAATTAAATAAACAAAATCTAGCAAGCCCTTGGCAACAAGCCAGCACAAAAGAGTCAATCGCCTACGTTGGTACACCCAAAATGAGTAGCATTACACGTCATTGGTTACACTATGCTCACCTTATCACCAATACCAAAGTTCATCAGTTAGATAGGATCAATAAAAATGGTGAACTTTGCTGGCTACTTCGCGATGATAAATACCAAAGTTGCGTATTAGCAACGAATCTCATTATTGCCACACCAGCTCATCAGGCCGCCATGTTACTCGCTACTCATGCTGACCTAGCCGTGTTGCTATTACGTGCTAATCAGGCGTGTAAGGGCTATTTTTCTCAATGGGCCATGTGGTTGGAAACGCAAGCAAGTGATTTAAAGGCATTAGTAGAACCCAAAAAATCTTTTATCCAACGTATGATCAAGGACAACCATAAGCCAGCTCGTAACGTTCAGGATCATGATCGTTGGGTCATTCAAACTTCAGCCGATTGGACGGCTGAACACCTTGATCAAGATAAGGAGTGGATTGCTCAGCAAATTTGTAAAGAGTTTGCGGAACATACGGAACAAAGAATTCTAAAACGTGGCGAACCACATCGCTGGTTCTTTAGTCGTTATGTTGAAAACCGTGGTAATAAAACCTTTGCTTGGTCACCAGAAAATCAGGTGGGTCTTGCTGGAGACTGGCTTTGTCAGGGAGACGCAGAAGGTGCACTCATCAGTGCCCTCACTTTAACAGATTGGATCATTGAAAACTCAAAAAGCCAAAACAGCACGCTTTAA
- a CDS encoding MerR family transcriptional regulator: MRPVDIEMNEADGKPSEKKLQDNKLTEAAASGLFPIRELSQQTGVNSVTLRAWERRYGLLKPKRTTKGHRLYDHSHIVRVEAILKWIQQGVAVSKVRALLDQGNEEDSIAPILSSDSEWQEFRIQLIQAAQMMNETKIEQLYRQVFSQYPADIAIRDWLLPSLERMNKGASLSFVEAVLTACLLDRVSNLKGQQKKAQKSVLILGLSNQKLLWGYLAAAIFLDKGVRCQVVMSCANTFEWSSLVESLEANTILAFCENDLSSRAEDLMVEMAAWQQHTVALGAGFWLATRDSKQVERVKVVSEVWDGVQTCLSLIQ; encoded by the coding sequence ATGAGACCCGTAGACATTGAAATGAATGAAGCAGATGGAAAACCTTCCGAAAAGAAACTGCAAGACAATAAGTTAACAGAGGCAGCAGCAAGCGGTTTATTTCCTATTCGAGAGTTATCTCAACAAACTGGGGTGAATTCAGTGACCTTGCGTGCTTGGGAGCGCCGCTATGGCTTGTTGAAACCGAAACGGACCACGAAAGGTCATCGCCTTTACGACCACAGCCACATAGTAAGAGTTGAAGCCATTCTGAAATGGATTCAGCAAGGAGTAGCGGTTAGTAAGGTGCGAGCTTTGCTGGATCAAGGTAATGAAGAAGATTCTATTGCTCCGATTCTTTCATCAGACAGCGAATGGCAAGAGTTCAGAATTCAGCTTATTCAAGCGGCACAAATGATGAATGAAACCAAGATAGAGCAATTATATCGGCAAGTTTTTTCTCAATATCCGGCTGATATTGCTATTCGTGATTGGCTTTTGCCTTCCTTAGAAAGAATGAATAAAGGCGCATCCTTATCCTTTGTGGAAGCGGTTTTGACCGCTTGTTTACTGGATCGAGTTAGCAATCTGAAGGGGCAGCAAAAAAAGGCTCAGAAGAGTGTTTTGATACTTGGTTTAAGTAATCAAAAGCTGCTTTGGGGGTATTTGGCTGCGGCCATATTTCTGGATAAAGGTGTGCGATGTCAAGTGGTGATGTCCTGTGCTAATACGTTTGAGTGGTCATCATTGGTGGAGAGCTTAGAAGCAAATACCATACTGGCTTTTTGCGAAAATGATTTATCCAGCCGAGCTGAAGACTTGATGGTGGAAATGGCTGCTTGGCAGCAACATACGGTGGCATTAGGGGCTGGATTTTGGCTGGCAACGCGAGATAGCAAACAAGTAGAGCGCGTTAAAGTGGTTTCAGAGGTTTGGGATGGCGTGCAAACTTGCTTATCTTTAATACAATAA